One genomic window of Elaeis guineensis isolate ETL-2024a chromosome 2, EG11, whole genome shotgun sequence includes the following:
- the LOC105055931 gene encoding E3 ubiquitin protein ligase DRIP2 isoform X2 has protein sequence MAADESGAAAGPAQLVMVKRELLAACMTCPLCHKLLRDATTITECLHTFCRKCILEKLTDEEVDCCPICNIDLGCTPMEKLRPDHNLQEVRAKIFPFKRRNVNSPEVVPPTQLPARRKERSLSSLVVNTPRIATQTGLTGRRTKAARRAAALRGLGPVITQSIKKEDTSAEKQAENSNSTETLSKMTQNRRQTFSKAEPSNHRPNKDTESAGESLLDKNELWKRLVEAANRTKSPKSSPRSPVMKAEQINGFDNEVQFHKAKGREHPNKLKTHEEKNESIPTPSVMVRARRLQGNSRKRKELGTSTQTLLDSASAQRERRINQVWFSLVPSFDREGDSPLPQIPANYLRIRWKLRAEANK, from the exons ATGGCTGCCGACGAGTCCGGGGCGGCGGCGGGGCCGGCGCAGTTGGTGATGGTCAAGCGGGAGCTGCTGGCTGCGTGCATGACATGTCCCCTGTGCCACAAACTCCTCCGCGACGCCACCACCATCACCGAATGCCTTCATACGT TTTGCAGGAAGTGTATCCTGGAGAAACTCACCGATGAGGAAGTAGATTGCTGCCCGATATGTAATATTGATCTGGGTTGCACTCCAATGGAGAAGCTCAG ACCTGACCACAATCTCCAAGAAGTGAGGGCAAAGATATTTCCATTCAAAAGAAGAAATGTTAATTCTCCAGAAGTTGTGCCTCCCACTCAATTGCCtgctagaagaaaagaaagatcacTTTCTTCTTTGGTGGTAAACACTCCTCGAATAGCAACACAGACAGGTCTGACAGGAAGAAGGACAAAAGCAGCTAGAAGGGCTGCTGCACTGCGTGGATTGGGTCCTGTTATTACTCAGTCTATTAAAAAAGAGGATACCAGTGCTGAAAAGCAAGCAGAAAACTCAAACTCAACTGAGACGTTGAGCAAGATGACTCAAAACAGAAGACAG ACTTTTTCAAAAGCAGAGCCATCTAACCATAGACCTAACAAAGACACAGAGAGTGCTGGAGAGTCCTTGCTGGATAAGAATGAGCTTTGGAAACGGCTGGTTGAAGCTGCAAACAGAACAAAGTCTCCTAAGTCTAGTCCTCGGAGTCCTGTTATGAAGGCAGAGCAAATCAATGGTTTTGATAATGAAGTACAGTTTCATAAAGCAAAGGGTAGGGAACATCCAAATAAATTGAAAACCCATGAGGAGAAAAATGAAAGTATTCCCACGCCTTCAGTGATGGTGAGAGCTAGGAGACTGCAAGGAAATAGCCGAAAAAGGAAAGAGCTAGGAACCTCAACTCAGACGCTACTTGATTCTGCAAGTGCCCAGCGTGAAAGAAGGATAAATCAAGTTTGGTTTTCATTAGTTCCTTCTTTTGACCG GGAAGGAGATTCACCATTGCCCCAGATACCTGCAAATTACTTGAGGATCAG GTGGAAATTACGTGCCGAGGCCAACAAGTGA
- the LOC105055931 gene encoding E3 ubiquitin protein ligase DRIP2 isoform X1, with protein sequence MAADESGAAAGPAQLVMVKRELLAACMTCPLCHKLLRDATTITECLHTFCRKCILEKLTDEEVDCCPICNIDLGCTPMEKLRPDHNLQEVRAKIFPFKRRNVNSPEVVPPTQLPARRKERSLSSLVVNTPRIATQTGLTGRRTKAARRAAALRGLGPVITQSIKKEDTSAEKQAENSNSTETLSKMTQNRRQTFSKAEPSNHRPNKDTESAGESLLDKNELWKRLVEAANRTKSPKSSPRSPVMKAEQINGFDNEVQFHKAKGREHPNKLKTHEEKNESIPTPSVMVRARRLQGNSRKRKELGTSTQTLLDSASAQRERRINQVWFSLVPSFDREGDSPLPQIPANYLRIRDGNLTVSFIQKYLAKKLNIASEAEVEITCRGQQVNPSLTLHSLVDMWLKGGSSQRVQASSGTSAKEFVMVLAYGRRRVPAA encoded by the exons ATGGCTGCCGACGAGTCCGGGGCGGCGGCGGGGCCGGCGCAGTTGGTGATGGTCAAGCGGGAGCTGCTGGCTGCGTGCATGACATGTCCCCTGTGCCACAAACTCCTCCGCGACGCCACCACCATCACCGAATGCCTTCATACGT TTTGCAGGAAGTGTATCCTGGAGAAACTCACCGATGAGGAAGTAGATTGCTGCCCGATATGTAATATTGATCTGGGTTGCACTCCAATGGAGAAGCTCAG ACCTGACCACAATCTCCAAGAAGTGAGGGCAAAGATATTTCCATTCAAAAGAAGAAATGTTAATTCTCCAGAAGTTGTGCCTCCCACTCAATTGCCtgctagaagaaaagaaagatcacTTTCTTCTTTGGTGGTAAACACTCCTCGAATAGCAACACAGACAGGTCTGACAGGAAGAAGGACAAAAGCAGCTAGAAGGGCTGCTGCACTGCGTGGATTGGGTCCTGTTATTACTCAGTCTATTAAAAAAGAGGATACCAGTGCTGAAAAGCAAGCAGAAAACTCAAACTCAACTGAGACGTTGAGCAAGATGACTCAAAACAGAAGACAG ACTTTTTCAAAAGCAGAGCCATCTAACCATAGACCTAACAAAGACACAGAGAGTGCTGGAGAGTCCTTGCTGGATAAGAATGAGCTTTGGAAACGGCTGGTTGAAGCTGCAAACAGAACAAAGTCTCCTAAGTCTAGTCCTCGGAGTCCTGTTATGAAGGCAGAGCAAATCAATGGTTTTGATAATGAAGTACAGTTTCATAAAGCAAAGGGTAGGGAACATCCAAATAAATTGAAAACCCATGAGGAGAAAAATGAAAGTATTCCCACGCCTTCAGTGATGGTGAGAGCTAGGAGACTGCAAGGAAATAGCCGAAAAAGGAAAGAGCTAGGAACCTCAACTCAGACGCTACTTGATTCTGCAAGTGCCCAGCGTGAAAGAAGGATAAATCAAGTTTGGTTTTCATTAGTTCCTTCTTTTGACCG GGAAGGAGATTCACCATTGCCCCAGATACCTGCAAATTACTTGAGGATCAG GGATGGGAATCTAACTGtttctttcatccaaaaatacCTTGCAAAGAAGCTTAATATTGCAAGTGAAGCTGAG GTGGAAATTACGTGCCGAGGCCAACAAGTGAACCCcagtctgacactgcacagtttAGTAGATATGTGGCTCAAGGGTGGATCATCGCAGAGGGTGCAAGCATCCAGTGGCACCTCAGCCAAGGAGTTCGTAATGGTGCTTGCTTATGGTCGTCGCAGGGTTCCTGCTGCATGA